One genomic segment of Actinoplanes ianthinogenes includes these proteins:
- a CDS encoding peptidoglycan-binding domain-containing protein — MTARGMLNVVGTAVGGLIGWSETPPTADPESLRALFADFGVQVGPDPADLAEAVRAFQTRVGIDADGEAGPQTVHLLARYAAEARTLTAFRDAA; from the coding sequence ATGACCGCACGAGGAATGCTGAACGTGGTCGGAACCGCGGTCGGCGGCCTGATCGGCTGGTCCGAGACCCCGCCGACCGCCGACCCGGAGAGCCTGCGCGCCCTGTTCGCCGACTTCGGCGTCCAGGTCGGGCCGGACCCCGCCGACCTGGCGGAGGCGGTCCGCGCCTTCCAGACCCGGGTCGGCATCGACGCCGACGGCGAGGCCGGTCCGCAGACGGTGCACCTGCTCGCCCGCTACGCCGCCGAGGCGCGCACCCTGACCGCTTTCCGCGACGCCGCCTGA
- a CDS encoding S1C family serine protease — MSEHPYVTHIPPMMVNPPRDPRWRGRIAGGAAVLVLVGGGGTAGAFLTETYLNRAPAPAIGTTSGSTVAATSVTEDDDLAPIVAEVQPSIVTVLVDGARESSLGSGVVLSADGLILTNNHVISSTGTVSVRLSTGRTVPARVVAADSTHDLALVQATGLSGLTPVTFAADDTVAVGDTVLAFGAPLGLEGTVTSGILSAKDRSLDTGEEQLTGLIQTDAAINQGNSGGALVDTSGRVVGINVAIATAGDSTGSVGLGFAIPADTVTSVVKQLQAQIDS; from the coding sequence ATGAGCGAACACCCCTACGTCACCCACATCCCGCCGATGATGGTCAACCCGCCGCGCGACCCGCGCTGGAGGGGCCGGATCGCCGGCGGCGCCGCGGTCCTGGTCCTGGTCGGTGGCGGCGGCACCGCCGGCGCGTTCCTCACCGAGACGTACCTGAACCGGGCCCCGGCGCCGGCCATCGGCACCACGTCCGGCAGCACGGTGGCCGCGACCTCGGTGACCGAGGACGACGACCTGGCCCCGATCGTCGCCGAGGTGCAGCCCAGCATCGTGACCGTGCTGGTCGACGGCGCCCGCGAGTCGTCCCTCGGCTCGGGCGTGGTGCTCAGCGCCGACGGGCTGATCCTCACCAACAACCACGTGATCTCCTCGACCGGCACCGTCAGCGTGCGGCTGTCCACCGGCAGGACGGTGCCGGCCAGGGTGGTCGCCGCGGACAGCACCCACGACCTGGCGCTGGTCCAGGCGACCGGACTGTCCGGGCTGACCCCGGTCACCTTCGCCGCCGACGACACCGTGGCGGTCGGCGACACGGTGCTGGCCTTCGGCGCGCCGCTCGGCCTGGAGGGCACCGTGACCTCCGGCATCCTGTCCGCCAAGGACCGCAGCCTGGACACCGGCGAGGAGCAGCTCACCGGCCTGATCCAGACCGACGCCGCGATCAACCAGGGCAACTCGGGCGGCGCGCTGGTCGACACGTCCGGCCGGGTGGTCGGGATCAACGTCGCCATCGCCACCGCCGGGGACAGCACCGGCAGCGTCGGGCTCGGCTTCGCGATCCCGGCCGACACCGTGACCAGCGTGGTCAAGCAGCTCCAGGCTCAGATCGACAGCTGA
- a CDS encoding FAD-dependent monooxygenase: MSFDVLIAGAGPNGLMLACELALNGIQPLVLERRTGPSTEQRANGLVGQIVPMLHRRGLYERLTGRPGGPEPTPGHVFGAFPLHLAGIGDNPMRILLAPQQKIEAMLGERAAELGVEVRGGHELTGLDQKEDRVVVAVTGPDGPYQVEARYVVGADGGRSLTRKLTGFAFPGVTDDDSVSRTAVVDVPAELRDPQTGGLLIPGYGPVPPFQHHRTERGMVAFAPFPDGRNLISVATTARPAGDAPVTLAEVLETLHYVLGVEVPLLPPTGPEPHTLRRLASGNTRIADRYRKDRVILLGDAAHVHSAIGGPGLNLGLQDAINLGWKLAAEVRGWAPDGLLDTYESERRPVAERVVMHTQAQSVLAGPGPAVTALRALFAELLEEEVVVRRLAALLAGTDFRYAGMGGFAPDLGSLTHSGRPLLVDTTGTLTDVVAPWRDRVDLVTAPLPEGTAMLVRPDNYVAWSSSSPSPGTAELVVALRRWFGGPQLSI, translated from the coding sequence ATGTCTTTTGATGTTCTGATCGCCGGAGCGGGCCCCAATGGACTCATGCTCGCCTGCGAGCTCGCCCTCAACGGCATCCAGCCGCTCGTCCTCGAACGCCGCACCGGCCCGTCCACCGAGCAGCGCGCCAACGGCCTGGTCGGTCAGATCGTGCCGATGCTGCACCGGCGCGGCCTCTACGAACGCCTCACCGGACGGCCCGGCGGACCGGAACCCACGCCCGGCCACGTCTTCGGCGCGTTTCCCCTGCACCTCGCCGGGATCGGCGACAACCCGATGCGGATCCTGCTCGCGCCGCAGCAGAAGATCGAGGCGATGCTCGGCGAGCGCGCCGCCGAACTCGGCGTGGAGGTCCGGGGTGGACACGAGCTGACCGGTCTGGATCAGAAGGAGGACCGGGTGGTCGTGGCCGTGACCGGCCCGGACGGGCCCTACCAGGTCGAGGCCCGCTACGTCGTCGGGGCGGACGGCGGACGCAGCCTGACCCGCAAGCTGACCGGTTTCGCCTTCCCCGGTGTCACCGATGACGACTCGGTGTCGCGCACCGCCGTCGTCGACGTGCCCGCCGAACTGCGCGATCCGCAGACCGGTGGCCTGTTGATTCCCGGCTACGGGCCGGTGCCGCCGTTCCAGCACCACCGCACCGAGCGCGGCATGGTCGCCTTCGCCCCGTTCCCGGACGGGCGGAACCTGATCAGCGTCGCGACCACCGCGCGACCGGCCGGTGACGCGCCGGTGACGCTGGCCGAGGTGCTCGAGACGCTGCACTACGTGCTCGGTGTCGAGGTGCCGCTGCTGCCGCCGACCGGTCCGGAACCGCACACGCTGCGCCGGCTCGCGAGCGGCAACACCCGGATCGCCGACCGCTATCGCAAGGACCGCGTGATCCTGCTCGGCGACGCGGCGCACGTGCACTCCGCGATCGGCGGTCCGGGTCTCAACCTGGGCCTCCAGGACGCGATCAACCTGGGCTGGAAACTCGCGGCCGAGGTGCGGGGCTGGGCCCCGGACGGGCTGCTCGACACCTACGAGTCGGAGCGGCGGCCGGTGGCCGAGCGGGTAGTCATGCACACCCAGGCACAGAGCGTGCTGGCCGGGCCGGGGCCGGCGGTGACCGCGCTGCGCGCGCTCTTCGCCGAGTTGCTGGAGGAGGAGGTCGTGGTCCGCCGTCTGGCCGCGCTCCTCGCGGGGACAGATTTCCGGTACGCCGGGATGGGCGGATTCGCGCCGGATCTGGGTTCCCTGACGCACTCCGGCCGCCCCCTGCTCGTGGACACCACCGGAACGCTGACCGACGTGGTCGCGCCGTGGCGGGACCGGGTGGACCTGGTGACCGCGCCGCTGCCGGAGGGGACCGCGATGCTGGTCCGGCCGGACAACTACGTGGCCTGGTCGTCGTCCAGCCCGTCACCCGGGACGGCGGAGCTGGTCGTCGCGCTGCGCCGCTGGTTCGGCGGGCCTCAGCTGTCGATCTGA
- a CDS encoding TetR/AcrR family transcriptional regulator: MGLRETKKQATRAALSWAAIRLIVERGYDGVLVEDIAAAAGVSPRTFNNYFSSKAEAVAARHRDRCFAVADALRERPAGEPLWDAITQAVLTAFTPGPEVTAPPDLDLWVTGVREMVTVPAIQAEILRGGDDAVRAIGLAIAERTGLDVDRDLYPKLVAAAVLAANTVAVRQFQVVGGDWTTVPALLTEALRLLRAGLPQP, from the coding sequence ATGGGACTCCGGGAAACCAAGAAACAGGCGACCCGGGCCGCGCTCAGCTGGGCCGCGATCCGGCTCATCGTCGAGCGGGGTTATGACGGGGTGCTGGTGGAGGACATCGCGGCGGCCGCCGGGGTGTCACCCCGCACCTTCAACAACTACTTCTCCAGCAAGGCCGAGGCGGTCGCGGCCCGGCACCGGGACCGTTGCTTCGCCGTGGCGGACGCGCTGCGCGAGCGGCCGGCCGGCGAGCCGCTCTGGGACGCCATCACCCAGGCGGTGCTGACGGCCTTCACCCCGGGTCCGGAGGTCACGGCGCCGCCCGATCTCGATCTCTGGGTGACCGGGGTGCGGGAGATGGTCACCGTGCCCGCCATCCAGGCCGAGATCCTGCGCGGCGGCGACGACGCGGTGCGGGCGATCGGGCTGGCGATCGCCGAGCGCACCGGGCTCGACGTGGACCGGGACCTTTATCCGAAACTGGTGGCCGCGGCGGTGCTGGCGGCCAACACCGTGGCCGTCAGGCAGTTCCAGGTGGTCGGCGGGGACTGGACCACCGTGCCGGCGCTGCTGACGGAGGCGCTGCGCCTGCTCCGGGCGGGCCTTCCCCAACCCTGA